TCTGCTGTCTGGGGTCCATCCCGCTCACATCtctggaggagggagggaagagcgtACTAGTGATTGGTACCGAGGCTCATTTGCTCTACGTCCTTAAAAAAAacgcggcggaggtggcgctgaaggtggtgctgccgagcaCACCTGTGTTCCTCATTACGGCCGGCTGCTACGAGGTAGACTATCGTATCGTCGTTTCGTGCCGCGACGGTCGGGTGTACTCGATCAAGCATGGTAACTTGCATAGGGCCGTGATTCAGCCGGATGCGCAACCGTGTGCCATTGCCCGGTGCGACAACCTCGTTGCTGTGGCCACGACGGCAAACACGCTCTCCTACTACACCCTCAAGGGAAAAAAGCAGCAGAGCGTCTACTTGCCGTGCTCCATCAATGGCCTGTCTACCATCACCGACCCCGTTACTGGCGAGGCACGCGGGTTGGTGGTGGCACTCAGCAACGGCGAAATTCGCGTTTATGTTGGAACCCAGCTTCACCACGTCAGCCTAGCCTACGGCGCTGTGACAGCGATGAAGTTTTGTCGCTACGGTCGTGCAGATGGCGCGCTTGTGCTCGTGCTGCAGAACGGCTCCCTCGTagtcgagctgctgcaccgcggcgTGAACTTGTCCTCGAGCAAAAAGGTGGAAACCggcccaccaccgcagcaggaCGTCCCCATTCCCATTCCGCACCTCAGCTCTGTCTTCGCGACGCAGTCAGCGCGCGAGCGCAAGTACGGAGCGGAGATATACCAACTCTTCCAGTACGACctgtcgcagctgcggctcACGACGGCGAAGGCGTATGTGGAGATGATTGCCAACGGCGCTGTTCCCTCCGAGTTAGGCAGCGTTATGCAAGAGAGtaaaggggtgggggagtcGTCACTGCGACTGAGCGCCGTTGTGCAGGGGCTTGGGCCGGTGTTCAAAGTGAAGGTACAACTGCAAAACGTCGGCGAGGCGCCACTTCACGGCGTGCGAGTCGTCTTCTGCCTTTCTGAAGACGGCGTCTATCGCATGCCGCAGCAGATCTTCTCGATTCCCGCGTTGGTGCC
This DNA window, taken from Leishmania panamensis strain MHOM/PA/94/PSC-1 chromosome 34 sequence, encodes the following:
- a CDS encoding Bardet-Biedl syndrome 1 (BBS1) protein-like protein (TriTrypDB/GeneDB-style sysID: LpmP.34.4070), translating into MSFLKEKNRKESKEKFWLYAFRDHLANLRAFSSCVETADVNGVGDYQLLVADGSKRIKVYAGTSLERELPLFGVPSAITSFFMDNGDAISKPIIAVATGPYIFMYRGNKPLYRFMVPPVILDPQELAIWQDLATEALPIERAVERLESLLDSGLQTSSRTLQLLLMETPGERSEFVARLRAVPLIQMDVVCCLGSIPLTSLEEGGKSVLVIGTEAHLLYVLKKNAAEVALKVVLPSTPVFLITAGCYEVDYRIVVSCRDGRVYSIKHGNLHRAVIQPDAQPCAIARCDNLVAVATTANTLSYYTLKGKKQQSVYLPCSINGLSTITDPVTGEARGLVVALSNGEIRVYVGTQLHHVSLAYGAVTAMKFCRYGRADGALVLVLQNGSLVVELLHRGVNLSSSKKVETGPPPQQDVPIPIPHLSSVFATQSARERKYGAEIYQLFQYDLSQLRLTTAKAYVEMIANGAVPSELGSVMQESKGVGESSLRLSAVVQGLGPVFKVKVQLQNVGEAPLHGVRVVFCLSEDGVYRMPQQIFSIPALVPSVPLSCCAAFVTVAEGEGEAQGSAILVVATGPESRTPLASTLVDLPEAELIDEV